In one Bombyx mori chromosome 4, ASM3026992v2 genomic region, the following are encoded:
- the LOC101743693 gene encoding uncharacterized protein LOC101743693, translating to MVLLCYIWCAFASHHSHTIPVEGYETELQDLGQHVEIPETPVKVIKITKTIAVKIPVPYPVKIKERVPYPVHVAKPYPVPVPQIIKVPHIVTPGNGHNSHEASEDGVQNNSYNVQENHEPSDGGQSYRPTSNIHSFEGSPSYSQDAAQFSEEYAGTPSGYNAPTYSNYGNSGNGDNTFEHNQYEQLRDFLPHNQGAAHSDGGNSYYH from the coding sequence ATGGTTCTGCTGTGTTACATATGGTGCGCTTTCGCATCTCATCATTCACATACTATCCCTGTGGAAGGTTATGAGACAGAACTACAAGACCTTGGACAACATGTTGAAATACCAGAAACGCCGGTGAAAGTGATCAAAATTACAAAGACAATTGCTGTTAAAATTCCAGTGCCTTATCCAGTGAAAATAAAGGAAAGGGTGCCTTATCCAGTGCACGTCGCTAAACCATACCCCGTTCCTGTACCGCAAATTATTAAAGTTCCACATATTGTAACACCGGGGAATGGACATAACAGTCATGAAGCATCGGAAGATGGTGTACAAAATAATTCCTATAATGTTCAAGAAAATCATGAACCATCTGATGGTGGGCAGTCGTATAGGCCTACGTCAAATATTCACTCCTTTGAAGGCAGCCCCAGTTATAGTCAAGATGCAGCCCAATTTAGTGAAGAATATGCAGGGACGCCGTCTGGGTATAACGCTCCAACATATAGCAATTACGGTAATTCTGGAAACGGTGATAATACTTTTGAACATAACCAATACGAGCAACTGAGAGACTTCCTCCCTCACAATCAAGGCGCCGCGCATTCGGACGGAGGAAATAGTTATTACCATTAG
- the LOC101743942 gene encoding actin-related protein 2/3 complex subunit 5-B, with protein MAKNTLSSAFRKIDIDQYNEDNFKEDEAEQAGPTGPDEGEVCSLLNQGRHIDALKLVLNNAPLGSSNQQVKENALTLTLKVLLAIKSAQIEEAVGSLSLDDIDNLMKYIYKGFEFPSEGSSGHLLLWHDKAYSVGGLGCIARVLSDRMRV; from the exons ATGGCAAAAAATACTTTAAGCTCAGCATTCCGGAAAATAGACATAGATCAATACAATGAAGACAACTTCAAAGAAGACGAAGCAGAACAAGCCGGCCCTACTGGACCAGATGAAGGCGAAGTGTGTTCGTTGTTAAATCAA GGCAGACATATTGATGCACTCAAGCTAGTGTTAAATAATGCTCCACTTGGATCATCTAATCAACAGGTAAAG GAAAACGCATTAACTCTGACTTTGAAGGTGTTGCTTGCAATCAAATCTGCACAAATAGAGGAAGCAGTTGGAAGTTTGTCTTTAGATGATATAGATAATCTTATGAAGTATATCTATAAAGGTTTTGAATTTCCATCAGAGGGTTCAAGTGGCCATCTGTTGTTATGGCATGATAAAGCATACAGTGTAGGTGGTCTTGGTTGTATAGCAAGAGTTCTTTCAGACAGAATGAGagtgtaa
- the LOC101744091 gene encoding programmed cell death protein 10 yields MTMGDELPVTSLVLPVLIRPVLTQLEKYDLAASQTLRAALTKAEAAVPGLNYDLVAGIMRRADIPVNMNESLLRLQGSLTDSECTDLRLNRTEEAFQELNKKSAALKKILSRIPDEITDRKTFLETIKEIASAIKKLLDAVNEVSTYTPGPGKQVLEQRKREFVKYSKRFSTTLKEYFKEGQANAVFVSALYLIHQTNQILYTVKSKTE; encoded by the exons ATGACAATGGGCGATGAATTGCCTGTGACTTCTTTGGTATTACCAGTTTTAATTCGCCCTGTCCTAACGCAG CTGGAGAAATATGATCTGGCTGCCTCTCAGACATTACGAGCAGCTCTCACCAAAGCAGAGGCTGCAGTACCTGGTCTTAATTATGATTTGGTGGCAGGAATCATGAGGAGAGCAGATATTCCTGTTAATATGAATGAGAGCTTATTAAGATTACAAGGGAGTCTCACAGATTCAGAAT GTACTGATTTAAGGCTGAACAGGACTGAAGAGGCATTTCAGGAGCTTAATAAGAAATCTGCTGCTTTGAAAAAGATACTGAGTCGCATTCCAGATGAGATAACTGATCGGAAGACTTTTCTTGAGACTATCAA GGAAATAGCCTCtgccataaaaaaattactggatGCTGTAAATGAGGTATCTACATATACTCCAGGTCCTGGGAAGCAAGTATTAGAACAGAGGAAAAGAgaatttgtaaaatattcaaagCGATTTTCTACTACACTCAAAGAATACTTTAAAGAAGGACA AGCAAATGCTGTTTTTGTGAGCGCTCTTTATTTGATTCATCAAACAAATCAGATACTGTATACAGTAAAGAGCAAGACTGAGTAA